From Hevea brasiliensis isolate MT/VB/25A 57/8 unplaced genomic scaffold, ASM3005281v1 Scaf9, whole genome shotgun sequence, one genomic window encodes:
- the LOC131177805 gene encoding 110 kDa U5 small nuclear ribonucleoprotein component CLO-like has product MDHNLYDEFGNYNGPEIESEQESDGEEEDEQLPDKPHENEEASDGKEAIDASNGWVTTANDVDMDNQIVLAEDKKYYPTAEEVYGEDVDTLVMDEDEQPLEQPIIKSVRNIKPEVGVKDSSTYLSSQFLVGLMSNPSLVPNCCPLTTWEDIVHGYVG; this is encoded by the coding sequence ATGGATCATAATCTTTATGATGAGTTTGGAAACTACAATGGTCCTGAAATTGAGTCAGAACAAGAGAGTGAtggagaggaagaagatgaacaacTTCCAGACAAACCCCATGAAAATGAGGAAGCATCTGATGGTAAGGAGGCAATTGATGCTTCCAATGGATGGGTTACTACCGCTAATGATGTTGATATGGATAATCAGATCGTGCTTGCTGAGGACAAGAAGTATTACCCAACTGCAGAAGAGGTTTATGGTGAAGATGTTGATACATTGGTTATGGATGAAGATgagcagccccttgaacaaccTATAATTAAATCTGTTAGGAACATTAAGCCTGAGGTTGGGGTTAAGGATTCCTCAACCTATTTGTCCAGCCAGTTTCTTGTTGGTCTCATGTCAAATCCCTCTTTGGTTCCTAATTGTTGCCCACTTACAACATGGGAAGACATTGTTCATGGATATGTTGGTTGA